In one Spirosoma rigui genomic region, the following are encoded:
- a CDS encoding PAS domain-containing protein has product METHSTETKYPFLKGGGEMGKLTRNQNWSTTSLGTPDQWPQSLRTTVSIILNSRFPMFLFWGPELLCFYNDAFRPSLGNGGKHPDALGRPAIEVWPETWDTIKPLIDQVLAGGDASWNEDQLLPIYRNGQLEDVYWTFSYSPVSDESGEPAGVLVTCSENTNKIKNINQLRISEQRFQNLMREASVGIIVLIGEELRVDVVNRVYAQLIERSRDELLNKPIFSIIPESEEVFRPIIEQVRQTGDSLYLYDQPYFVNVGSNRKEGFLNLVYQPYRELNGEISGVMVLCQDVTAQVKSKQQVKRSEAKLRSLVESAPFPIGVYVGPDMVIEFANQSILDVWGKGNNVIGKSYAAILPELATQEIFDQLSSVYTTGVAFHANNQRVDIVVDGKLQPYYFKYSFTPLFDETGKVYGVMNTGAEVTDLVMARQRQTEAEESLRGAIELAQLATWSLDIKAQTFTYSERFMQWLGFSDDTKSIDDAFDPVPETHRVAVADAVAAAVRPGSSGLYNNEHPIVNRLTGQQRIIHVHAQVSYSVTGEPLLLSGTAQDVTEQRMIQLTLEQQVQQRTEELAAANEELAATNEELAATNEELESSNEEYAAINEELTESTDLLLRSNDNLQRFAYIASHDLQEPLRKVQQFGDLLRAGYGDQLSDGIEYLTRMQSAASRMSTLIKDLLTFSRIATRQDAHELVSLTELVRQTIDDLDLVITESGAVVTVDPLPTVVGDAGQLSQLFTNLLSNGLKFRRTDELGKLVPPQIRFSSRLVLAHELPPGVKPTRMASKYNRIDVADNGIGFDEKYLDRIFQVFQRLHGKNEFAGTGIGLAICEKVVANHGGAITAASQLGEGATFSVYLPV; this is encoded by the coding sequence TTGGAAACTCACTCAACGGAAACGAAATATCCATTCTTGAAAGGTGGTGGCGAAATGGGCAAGCTCACTCGCAACCAAAACTGGTCAACGACTTCGCTGGGTACACCCGACCAATGGCCTCAGAGTCTGCGCACAACCGTTAGCATCATTCTTAACTCCCGGTTTCCCATGTTCCTCTTTTGGGGACCCGAGTTACTTTGCTTTTACAATGATGCTTTCCGGCCCAGCCTGGGCAACGGCGGCAAACATCCCGACGCCCTGGGCAGACCCGCCATTGAGGTTTGGCCCGAGACCTGGGACACCATCAAACCACTCATCGATCAGGTGCTGGCGGGCGGTGACGCATCCTGGAATGAAGACCAGCTGTTGCCCATTTACCGCAACGGGCAACTGGAAGACGTTTACTGGACCTTTAGCTACAGCCCCGTCAGCGACGAATCGGGCGAGCCGGCGGGTGTTCTCGTTACGTGTAGCGAAAACACCAATAAAATTAAAAACATTAACCAGCTACGTATTTCCGAGCAGCGGTTTCAAAACCTGATGCGGGAAGCTTCGGTTGGGATCATCGTTTTGATCGGTGAGGAGTTGCGGGTAGACGTCGTCAACCGGGTCTACGCACAGCTGATTGAGCGAAGTCGGGATGAACTCCTGAACAAACCGATTTTCAGCATAATCCCCGAGTCGGAAGAAGTATTCCGGCCCATTATTGAGCAAGTCCGGCAAACGGGTGACTCGCTTTACCTCTACGACCAGCCTTATTTTGTCAACGTTGGCAGCAACCGGAAAGAGGGATTTCTTAACCTGGTTTACCAGCCATACCGGGAACTGAACGGTGAGATTTCTGGCGTTATGGTCCTCTGCCAGGATGTAACCGCCCAGGTTAAATCAAAGCAGCAGGTCAAGCGCAGTGAGGCCAAACTGAGGAGTCTGGTCGAGAGCGCCCCATTCCCGATTGGGGTCTATGTGGGCCCTGACATGGTTATCGAGTTCGCGAACCAATCCATCCTGGACGTGTGGGGTAAGGGGAATAACGTGATTGGGAAATCCTACGCGGCCATATTACCTGAACTGGCTACGCAGGAAATCTTCGATCAGCTGAGCAGCGTCTACACAACGGGTGTTGCCTTTCATGCCAACAACCAGCGGGTCGATATTGTCGTTGATGGTAAGTTGCAGCCCTATTACTTCAAGTACAGTTTCACACCCCTCTTCGATGAGACGGGTAAGGTGTATGGCGTAATGAACACGGGGGCCGAAGTAACGGATTTGGTCATGGCCCGCCAGCGCCAGACCGAGGCCGAAGAATCGCTGCGGGGCGCCATTGAACTGGCCCAACTGGCCACCTGGAGTCTCGACATCAAAGCGCAGACGTTTACGTACTCGGAGCGGTTTATGCAGTGGCTGGGCTTCTCCGACGATACTAAATCAATCGACGACGCTTTTGACCCCGTCCCCGAAACGCACCGCGTGGCCGTGGCCGATGCGGTGGCGGCTGCTGTCCGGCCGGGTTCATCAGGCCTTTACAACAACGAACACCCCATCGTTAACCGGCTTACGGGCCAGCAGCGAATCATTCACGTTCATGCGCAGGTATCGTACAGCGTTACCGGCGAACCGCTGCTGCTGAGTGGAACAGCCCAGGACGTTACCGAGCAGCGCATGATCCAACTGACGTTGGAGCAGCAGGTGCAGCAGCGGACCGAGGAGTTGGCGGCAGCCAATGAAGAACTGGCGGCTACCAATGAGGAATTGGCCGCCACGAACGAAGAACTTGAGAGCAGCAACGAAGAATACGCAGCGATCAACGAAGAACTGACCGAATCGACCGATTTACTGTTGCGTTCCAACGACAACCTGCAGCGTTTTGCGTACATCGCATCGCACGATCTACAGGAACCTCTGCGGAAAGTGCAGCAGTTCGGCGATCTGCTCCGGGCGGGCTACGGCGACCAGCTAAGCGACGGAATTGAGTATCTGACCCGGATGCAGTCGGCCGCGAGCCGTATGTCTACGCTCATCAAAGATCTGCTCACGTTTTCCCGCATTGCCACCCGACAGGATGCGCATGAGCTGGTGTCACTGACCGAACTGGTCAGGCAGACTATCGACGACCTGGACCTGGTCATCACAGAGTCGGGAGCCGTAGTCACGGTAGACCCACTACCAACCGTAGTGGGCGACGCGGGTCAGTTGAGCCAGCTGTTCACCAACCTGCTTTCCAATGGTCTTAAATTTCGCCGGACCGACGAGTTGGGCAAATTGGTCCCCCCTCAAATTCGGTTCTCCTCCCGGCTGGTTCTGGCTCACGAGTTGCCCCCTGGTGTGAAACCCACCCGCATGGCGTCGAAATACAACCGGATCGACGTTGCCGACAATGGAATTGGGTTCGACGAGAAATACCTCGACCGCATTTTCCAGGTATTTCAGCGGTTGCACGGCAAAAACGAATTTGCGGGAACCGGCATTGGTCTAGCTATCTGCGAGAAGGTTGTTGCTAACCACGGGGGAGCAATTACAGCGGCCAGTCAATTAGGAGAAGGAGCTACGTTCAGTGTTTATTTGCCAGTATAA
- a CDS encoding DUF308 domain-containing protein, with the protein MDHTHSTTQRSWLLVARGILYILIGGSMFMFASSYSAQSGHIIGSLAMLAGICQLVSSFVRNQTDKNNFWGILHGITDVGFGIAILLFSNGTVKSFVDVLGFWAMMYAFLQAVQAMYAFMAARGNGTFSGTSLVHLANVLVSGGLTFTLLLRPAGFDNSLDFIGIFPMLLGVLIIVLTRQMRENTTRSY; encoded by the coding sequence ATGGATCATACACATTCAACAACCCAACGCTCGTGGCTGCTCGTGGCCCGGGGTATCCTGTACATCCTCATTGGCGGCTCCATGTTTATGTTCGCCAGTTCTTATTCGGCGCAGTCCGGTCACATTATCGGTTCACTGGCTATGCTAGCGGGTATCTGCCAGCTGGTGTCCTCTTTCGTCCGAAACCAGACGGACAAAAACAATTTCTGGGGAATTCTTCATGGTATTACCGACGTGGGCTTCGGTATCGCCATCTTACTTTTCTCCAACGGAACCGTCAAAAGCTTCGTGGATGTGCTTGGGTTCTGGGCCATGATGTACGCCTTTCTTCAGGCAGTACAGGCTATGTATGCTTTCATGGCTGCCCGGGGGAACGGCACGTTCAGCGGCACCAGCCTTGTCCATCTTGCCAACGTCCTCGTTTCCGGTGGCCTGACGTTTACGCTGCTCTTACGCCCCGCCGGGTTCGACAATTCGCTGGATTTCATTGGCATCTTTCCCATGCTGCTCGGCGTGCTGATCATTGTTCTGACCCGCCAGATGCGGGAGAACACGACACGTTCCTACTGA
- a CDS encoding nicotinate-nucleotide adenylyltransferase: MYEKNIGTKQKALRINLDRKIYGSFAEIGAGQETAAMFFKAGGSSGTIAKTMSAYDMTFSDSIYGVEESGRYVVESRLVKMLNKEYSLLEKRLAEKRGPDTTFFAFANTVVALNYQKTNDAHGWIGCRFQLNPQSGYNDVIIHVRMLDNENVLQQQALGIIGVNLIYGCYYYAKSPETLVLSLMDDLAPERIQIDMIRFNGPDFADVDNRLMTLHLVKNSFTDAALFGSDGQVLQPSEALYKKHILVMRGRLRPVTNVQMDMIENGMKQFKAEPDVDADRVISMAELTLHNLKANDQGIDEKDFLDRVDILCSMGQTVMISNYLEYYKLVAYLARLTRLKIGLVVGIPNLEYIFEEGHYEFLPGGILESFATLFSRKVKLFVYPTLKEGSIYTCNEFKLPPTLEPLFQYLVRNDKIEDITDYNEQNLHISTDSVLTMIQEGQDGWEQMVPERVAKRIKDFCLFGYPCDVEYVPIGQQVRQKQEEQIANGL; encoded by the coding sequence ATGTACGAGAAAAATATAGGCACTAAGCAGAAAGCATTACGTATCAACCTCGATCGGAAAATTTACGGGTCATTTGCCGAAATCGGAGCGGGTCAGGAAACGGCCGCAATGTTCTTCAAAGCGGGTGGTTCATCGGGTACGATTGCCAAGACAATGTCGGCTTACGACATGACATTCAGCGACAGCATCTACGGTGTGGAAGAAAGCGGGCGGTATGTGGTCGAGTCCCGACTGGTTAAAATGCTCAACAAGGAGTATAGCCTGCTGGAGAAACGACTGGCCGAAAAACGCGGTCCTGACACTACGTTCTTCGCGTTTGCCAATACTGTTGTTGCGCTCAATTATCAGAAAACCAACGACGCACACGGCTGGATCGGCTGCCGCTTTCAGTTGAATCCACAATCGGGCTACAACGACGTTATTATCCACGTCCGGATGCTCGACAATGAAAACGTTTTACAGCAGCAGGCGCTGGGTATTATTGGCGTCAACCTGATTTACGGGTGTTACTACTACGCTAAATCGCCCGAAACGCTGGTCCTCTCGTTGATGGACGATCTGGCGCCCGAGCGCATCCAGATCGACATGATTCGGTTCAACGGTCCCGATTTTGCGGATGTCGACAACCGGTTAATGACGTTACACCTGGTCAAAAACAGTTTTACCGATGCTGCCCTGTTCGGTTCGGATGGGCAGGTGCTACAGCCTTCCGAAGCGCTCTATAAAAAACACATTCTGGTCATGCGGGGGCGGCTGCGCCCCGTAACTAACGTTCAGATGGACATGATCGAGAATGGCATGAAGCAGTTCAAAGCCGAGCCGGATGTGGACGCCGACCGGGTTATTTCCATGGCTGAGCTAACACTTCATAATCTGAAAGCCAACGACCAGGGCATCGATGAGAAGGATTTTCTGGACCGGGTCGACATTCTGTGTTCCATGGGCCAGACCGTAATGATCTCCAACTACCTGGAATATTACAAACTGGTGGCGTACCTGGCTCGCCTGACCCGGCTGAAAATTGGGCTGGTCGTGGGAATTCCTAACTTGGAGTATATTTTCGAGGAAGGCCACTACGAATTTCTACCGGGGGGTATTCTGGAGTCGTTCGCTACGTTGTTCAGCCGTAAGGTGAAGCTGTTCGTGTACCCGACGCTGAAAGAAGGGTCTATCTATACCTGTAATGAATTCAAGCTGCCGCCCACGCTGGAGCCCCTGTTCCAGTACCTGGTCCGGAACGATAAGATCGAGGATATTACCGACTATAACGAGCAGAACCTGCATATTTCTACCGACAGCGTGCTGACCATGATTCAGGAAGGGCAGGATGGCTGGGAACAGATGGTACCCGAGCGCGTGGCCAAACGAATCAAGGACTTCTGCCTGTTTGGTTACCCCTGCGACGTAGAGTATGTACCCATTGGTCAGCAGGTGCGCCAGAAACAGGAAGAGCAGATTGCCAACGGGCTATAA
- a CDS encoding S41 family peptidase has product MNPKPQCWYAAAFILLSSALLVTSCRKNEDVAPTPTVVSSTVTTGAVTDGEVNDWILANMKYWYFWNDKLPATTDKSLTPDKYFESLLYKYDATANPTGDRFSWIQKSADELKASLSGEQTTTGMEFKLFLRESNSTDVIAKVLYVQRGSPADKAGVKRGDIITSVNGTKLTTANYSSVINSEGATKTYGFATIEGNKIVDTAATKSITAVVYQANPVYLDSVYTIQGKKIGYLVYNQFVPGPNNAGTADYDQQLRTVFGKFKASGITELVLDLRYNPGGYVSSSTVLGSLIGKGASSSKLFYKKEYNKTLTPDYQAYDKSKGTDSFNGFFYDEPNNVGGSIQRLYVLTTSGSASASELLINGLRPYMEVITLGTTSYGKNVGSVTITDTKGRIKWGMQPIVSKTYNSLNQSDYSTGFVPKVEVREFTNVVWKPLGDISDALLNEAIFQITGSRSGRVAARNGIETPVLGSSIERKAGGSNMFFTENLPGLNP; this is encoded by the coding sequence ATGAACCCAAAACCACAATGCTGGTACGCTGCTGCTTTTATACTCCTTTCGAGTGCTCTTCTGGTGACATCCTGTAGGAAAAATGAAGACGTTGCCCCGACGCCAACTGTCGTATCGTCCACAGTAACGACCGGTGCCGTTACCGATGGCGAAGTGAACGACTGGATTCTGGCCAATATGAAGTATTGGTATTTCTGGAATGACAAACTCCCCGCCACAACTGATAAGTCGCTCACGCCCGATAAATACTTTGAATCGCTGCTGTACAAGTACGACGCAACCGCCAATCCTACCGGTGATCGGTTTTCGTGGATCCAGAAAAGTGCCGATGAACTCAAAGCCAGCTTGAGTGGCGAGCAGACAACGACGGGCATGGAGTTCAAGCTGTTCCTGCGGGAGAGCAATTCTACCGATGTGATCGCCAAAGTGCTTTACGTGCAGCGGGGTTCACCTGCCGACAAGGCGGGGGTCAAACGCGGGGATATTATTACGTCGGTAAACGGAACCAAGCTGACAACCGCGAATTATAGCAGTGTAATTAACAGCGAGGGCGCAACCAAGACCTACGGGTTTGCGACCATTGAAGGGAACAAAATCGTTGATACGGCCGCAACAAAATCCATTACGGCTGTCGTGTACCAGGCAAACCCGGTTTACCTCGATTCGGTCTACACCATCCAGGGGAAAAAAATCGGATATCTGGTCTATAACCAGTTTGTGCCGGGCCCTAACAATGCCGGTACGGCCGATTATGACCAGCAACTGCGGACTGTATTCGGAAAATTCAAAGCCAGTGGCATCACTGAACTCGTACTCGACCTGCGCTACAACCCGGGTGGCTACGTGTCATCATCGACGGTGCTGGGCAGCCTGATCGGAAAGGGGGCCAGCAGCTCGAAACTCTTTTACAAAAAAGAATACAACAAAACCCTAACGCCCGATTACCAGGCCTATGATAAGTCGAAGGGGACCGACTCGTTTAATGGTTTCTTCTACGACGAGCCAAACAACGTTGGCGGCTCCATTCAGCGACTTTACGTGCTGACGACTTCCGGCTCGGCGTCGGCCAGTGAATTGCTCATCAACGGGTTGCGGCCCTACATGGAAGTGATCACGCTGGGCACGACTTCCTACGGCAAAAACGTCGGTTCGGTTACGATTACCGACACCAAGGGACGTATCAAATGGGGGATGCAGCCCATTGTGTCCAAAACCTACAACTCACTGAACCAGTCGGATTATAGTACGGGTTTTGTTCCTAAAGTGGAAGTTCGGGAGTTTACTAACGTAGTCTGGAAACCCCTGGGCGATATCAGTGATGCCTTGTTGAACGAGGCAATCTTCCAGATCACGGGCAGCCGGTCGGGCCGGGTTGCCGCTCGCAACGGCATTGAGACACCCGTATTGGGGTCGTCTATTGAGCGCAAAGCTGGTGGCAGCAACATGTTTTTCACCGAAAACCTGCCCGGTCTGAACCCGTAA
- a CDS encoding YraN family protein, producing MAQHNEIGKQGEEEAARFLQSEGYELLARNFRHQHAEIDLIVKRGQLLVFVEVKTRTNLSFGNPEEFVSYAKAKLVMKAAEQYIFAHNWLFDVRFDIVAVSISGSVLRVKHVEDAFF from the coding sequence ATGGCTCAGCATAACGAAATTGGAAAACAGGGCGAAGAGGAAGCCGCCCGTTTCCTGCAGTCGGAAGGGTACGAACTACTAGCCCGTAACTTTCGCCACCAGCACGCCGAGATAGACCTCATTGTCAAAAGAGGGCAGCTCCTGGTGTTTGTGGAAGTAAAGACCCGTACCAACCTGAGTTTCGGTAACCCCGAAGAGTTTGTGTCCTACGCCAAGGCGAAGCTGGTGATGAAAGCCGCTGAGCAGTACATCTTTGCCCACAACTGGTTGTTTGATGTTCGTTTTGACATTGTGGCGGTCTCCATTTCGGGGAGTGTCCTGCGGGTGAAGCACGTAGAAGATGCTTTTTTCTGA
- the lipB gene encoding lipoyl(octanoyl) transferase LipB, which translates to MNSRINKQVEVRELGLVDYQATWDEQERLFARIVDQKLNNRTLPDNSQQLTANYLLFCEHPHVYTLGTSGHVDNLLVDQERLTRELGATFYKIRRGGDITYHGPGQLVGYPILDLDNFFTDIHRYMRLLEESIILTLADYGLDAGRIDGLTGVWLDHAGGPRPRKICAMGVKASRWVTMHGFALNVNTDLSYFNHIVPCGITDKAVTSLAAELGYPVPLTEVSGRVQRHMANLFDMELTEKTLEHR; encoded by the coding sequence ATGAATAGCCGCATCAATAAACAAGTAGAAGTCAGGGAATTAGGACTAGTGGATTACCAGGCTACCTGGGACGAGCAGGAACGGCTCTTTGCCCGAATCGTTGACCAGAAGCTGAACAACCGAACCCTCCCGGACAACTCGCAGCAGCTCACGGCCAACTACCTGCTTTTCTGCGAACACCCGCACGTGTATACCCTTGGCACGAGCGGCCACGTCGACAACCTGCTGGTCGATCAGGAACGGCTTACCCGCGAGCTTGGTGCTACGTTCTATAAAATTCGGCGCGGGGGCGACATTACCTACCACGGACCCGGCCAGCTGGTGGGGTACCCTATCCTGGATCTGGATAACTTCTTTACCGATATTCATCGCTACATGCGACTATTGGAAGAGAGCATTATCCTGACCCTGGCCGACTACGGGCTGGACGCGGGGCGTATTGACGGGCTAACGGGCGTCTGGCTCGACCACGCCGGTGGGCCGCGGCCCCGTAAGATCTGCGCTATGGGGGTAAAGGCAAGCCGTTGGGTAACGATGCATGGCTTCGCGCTGAACGTCAATACAGATTTGAGTTATTTTAACCATATTGTCCCCTGCGGTATCACCGATAAAGCTGTTACCTCGCTGGCCGCTGAGTTGGGCTATCCCGTGCCATTGACCGAGGTGTCCGGTCGGGTACAGCGGCATATGGCGAATTTATTTGACATGGAATTGACGGAAAAAACATTGGAACACCGATAA
- the rnr gene encoding ribonuclease R → MRNGKPKQDKYSRSASGRPAGGKPATASAAATTRPREKGVEKPNRAMRPIQQTDSFLDEMKNDLMAFFQINDNESYTQEQVLDHFNTGDRKTRLILHGLIHELTDEGSLIRQPDGSYRADEAANLLEGVVDHVNAKFAFVVPATASGIRGERSDDIWVATDDLNGAVDGDRVRVLKFSDSGNRSRRVEGKVANIVERGRTELVGRIEVWPTYGFVIPDSKKIYEDIFIPKEKLAGATDDDKVIVRLTKYPSGGGGKQRFEGEVVTVLGAAGENNTEMHAILAEFGLPIDFPKDVEEEAEAIPTKILKKDLAKRRDMRDVTTFTIDPVDAKDFDDALSVQMLDNGNYEIGIHIADVTHYVKPGSRLEEEAFKRATSVYLVDRVVPMLPEKLSNGLCSLRPNEDKLTFSAVFELTPDARISKEWFGRTVIHSDRRFSYEEAQDILNNSNGDYLSELQLLNELAHKLRKERFKNGAINFETVEVRFKLDENGVPLSVYPKLRQDTNKLIEEFMLLANKRVAEYVHLLSKQNKKGEENTMVYRVHEGPDTDRLQQFADFAGRLGYKLSVDEEHLSNSMNRFMASIEGKPEASMLSQLAIRTMSKARYSTDDLGHFGLAFRRYSHFTSPIRRYPDMMAHRLLQHYLDKGKPEDRDTLEDQCKHASAREKMASDAERASIKYKQVEFMSRMDPNRTFEGVISGVTEFGIFVEITENNCEGLVRMQDLSNDYYEFDKENYRIIGSRTKKMYTFGDQVVVRVKETNLGRRSMDFALVSDKAGHVTDSDNSGRSSRSRSDRRDGGSRSGGSSRSSSSSSRSSGKRSESPAPKGENRRGGRGRR, encoded by the coding sequence ATGAGAAACGGAAAACCAAAACAAGATAAATACAGTCGCTCCGCTTCGGGCCGACCCGCCGGTGGCAAACCGGCTACGGCCAGTGCAGCGGCAACCACGCGGCCCCGCGAAAAAGGGGTAGAGAAACCAAACCGGGCCATGCGCCCAATTCAGCAAACCGATTCGTTTCTCGATGAGATGAAAAATGATCTGATGGCATTTTTTCAGATCAACGATAACGAATCCTACACGCAGGAACAGGTTCTCGATCATTTCAATACGGGCGACCGTAAAACGCGGCTAATCCTGCACGGACTGATTCATGAGCTCACCGACGAAGGGTCGCTGATTCGCCAGCCCGACGGAAGCTACCGCGCCGATGAGGCCGCGAACCTGCTCGAAGGGGTCGTCGACCACGTCAACGCCAAATTCGCCTTTGTCGTACCGGCCACGGCCAGCGGTATCCGGGGCGAACGCAGCGACGACATCTGGGTTGCGACCGACGACCTCAACGGTGCTGTCGACGGCGACCGGGTGCGGGTGCTGAAATTCTCGGATTCGGGAAACCGCTCCCGGCGCGTTGAAGGCAAAGTTGCCAACATTGTGGAGCGGGGCCGTACCGAACTGGTCGGTCGTATTGAGGTATGGCCTACCTACGGGTTCGTCATTCCCGACAGTAAAAAGATCTACGAAGATATTTTCATCCCAAAGGAGAAACTGGCCGGAGCTACCGACGACGACAAAGTCATTGTGCGGCTTACCAAGTATCCATCCGGCGGGGGCGGCAAACAGCGCTTTGAAGGCGAAGTCGTTACGGTCCTTGGCGCAGCCGGGGAAAACAACACCGAAATGCACGCCATCCTGGCGGAGTTTGGCTTACCTATCGACTTCCCCAAAGATGTGGAAGAAGAAGCCGAAGCAATTCCGACCAAAATTTTGAAGAAGGACCTGGCCAAACGGCGTGACATGCGCGACGTAACAACGTTCACCATTGACCCCGTCGATGCCAAGGACTTTGACGATGCTCTGTCGGTGCAGATGCTCGACAATGGTAACTACGAGATTGGCATCCACATCGCCGACGTCACGCACTACGTGAAGCCCGGCTCGCGGCTGGAAGAGGAAGCGTTCAAGCGCGCTACGTCGGTATACCTCGTTGACCGGGTGGTACCGATGCTGCCGGAGAAACTCTCCAACGGCCTGTGTTCGCTCCGCCCCAATGAGGATAAGCTAACGTTCTCGGCCGTGTTCGAGCTGACGCCCGATGCGCGCATTTCGAAAGAATGGTTCGGCCGGACCGTCATTCACTCCGACCGGCGGTTCTCGTACGAAGAAGCGCAGGACATTCTCAACAACAGCAACGGCGATTACCTGTCGGAGCTGCAGCTGTTGAACGAACTGGCGCACAAACTCCGTAAAGAGCGGTTCAAGAACGGTGCCATCAACTTCGAAACGGTTGAGGTTCGCTTCAAGCTGGATGAGAACGGCGTTCCGCTATCGGTCTATCCCAAGCTGCGGCAGGACACCAACAAACTCATTGAGGAATTCATGCTGCTGGCCAACAAACGCGTGGCCGAGTACGTCCATCTGCTCTCGAAACAGAACAAGAAAGGCGAGGAAAACACGATGGTCTACCGGGTTCACGAAGGCCCCGACACCGACCGGCTGCAGCAATTCGCCGACTTTGCCGGACGGCTGGGTTATAAGCTGAGCGTGGACGAAGAACACCTGTCCAACTCCATGAACCGCTTCATGGCCAGTATAGAAGGCAAGCCCGAAGCCAGTATGCTGTCGCAGCTGGCTATCCGGACCATGTCGAAAGCACGCTACAGCACCGACGACCTGGGCCACTTTGGCCTCGCCTTCCGCCGGTACTCGCACTTCACGTCGCCCATCCGTCGCTACCCTGATATGATGGCGCACCGGCTGTTGCAGCATTATCTGGACAAGGGCAAGCCCGAAGACCGTGACACGCTGGAAGACCAGTGCAAGCACGCATCGGCCCGCGAAAAAATGGCCTCCGACGCCGAACGCGCCAGTATCAAGTACAAACAGGTCGAGTTCATGAGCCGCATGGATCCCAACCGGACGTTCGAAGGGGTTATTTCGGGGGTTACCGAGTTTGGTATATTCGTCGAAATCACGGAGAACAACTGCGAAGGACTGGTCCGGATGCAGGACCTGAGCAACGACTACTACGAATTCGACAAGGAGAACTACCGGATCATCGGTAGCCGCACCAAGAAGATGTACACCTTTGGTGATCAGGTTGTCGTTCGGGTCAAAGAAACGAATCTTGGCCGCCGGAGCATGGATTTCGCGCTCGTCAGCGACAAAGCCGGGCACGTGACTGACTCCGACAACAGCGGCCGGTCGAGCCGGTCGCGCTCTGATCGACGCGATGGCGGTTCCCGCTCAGGCGGCTCGTCGCGCAGTAGCTCATCATCGTCCCGCAGCAGCGGCAAACGCTCCGAAAGCCCCGCCCCCAAAGGAGAAAACCGGCGCGGTGGCCGCGGACGGCGGTAA